The Solibacillus daqui genome has a segment encoding these proteins:
- a CDS encoding LolA family protein: MKKVIYSAALILTLSLAACSSTEEHSPQEILNQAMQETSELTSYYAEYNITMEDGTEVLSKQWAKNGKNRVEIIDSTGEESLAINDGKTLTSYTKSTNTAMIMDISSNGDGFVQLTLKEQALRLLEQVQDSHDITIGEQEKIAGHETYHLIAKEKKSGSLYGDMEIWVDKKTWMTLKSVTSSEDMAMTVEFTKFEPNAKIKDELFVADLPEDATIEMVKNEPPAQLTMEEATEKLGTFLIVPESTGYKLESIEDMNMPDTGEIALTYTKNDEPQFTLSVFKPIEQIGDEEDTIEVRKQQGTKMDSEYFKLLQWDEQGLRYNVIFENPDLTFEQVLAITEQMEFTK, encoded by the coding sequence ATGAAAAAAGTGATTTATTCAGCAGCACTCATTTTAACATTATCATTAGCAGCATGTAGCAGCACAGAGGAGCATTCACCTCAAGAAATTTTAAATCAGGCGATGCAAGAAACATCTGAGCTAACTTCGTATTATGCAGAATATAATATTACGATGGAAGATGGAACAGAAGTTCTTTCAAAGCAATGGGCAAAGAACGGCAAAAATCGTGTGGAAATTATTGATTCAACAGGTGAGGAGTCGCTGGCCATTAATGATGGGAAAACATTAACTTCCTATACGAAATCAACAAATACCGCAATGATTATGGATATTTCATCAAATGGTGATGGCTTTGTACAGCTTACATTAAAAGAGCAGGCACTACGCCTATTAGAGCAAGTTCAGGATTCACATGATATTACAATTGGTGAACAAGAAAAAATCGCAGGGCATGAGACTTATCATTTAATTGCGAAGGAGAAAAAGTCCGGCTCGTTATATGGCGATATGGAAATTTGGGTCGATAAAAAGACGTGGATGACCTTAAAATCAGTTACTTCAAGTGAAGACATGGCGATGACAGTAGAGTTCACAAAGTTTGAGCCAAATGCCAAAATTAAAGATGAGCTATTTGTAGCAGATTTACCAGAAGATGCGACCATAGAAATGGTAAAAAATGAGCCACCTGCGCAATTAACAATGGAAGAAGCGACTGAAAAATTAGGTACGTTTTTAATCGTTCCTGAATCGACGGGTTATAAATTAGAAAGTATTGAAGATATGAACATGCCCGATACAGGAGAGATTGCTTTAACCTATACGAAAAATGATGAGCCACAATTTACGTTATCTGTATTTAAACCTATAGAACAAATAGGTGATGAGGAGGATACAATTGAAGTGCGTAAACAACAAGGGACAAAGATGGATTCGGAGTACTTCAAGTTACTGCAATGGGATGAACAAGGTTTACGTTACAATGTCATCTTTGAAAATCCCGATTTAACATTTGAACAAGTGTTAGCAATTACTGAGCAAATGGAATTCACAAAATAA
- a CDS encoding sensor histidine kinase, with translation MKIKSWLLLTYLLVMLIPLGAFYGLYVSINAYYQDKNVDEYFNTWSQVTELKKLLSNQALYTSQQRFEKIEALTSNQLMITLYSPNGKIYYSSDPLSAYSNFEARSSLYKNLYELKQNYKTFVYKEPVYKDGAIKGVYKITLARTEWLEEVNSKSAFVIGSLIIVLLLVYSAVVYFLNHRLNRPVKQLIEQMRFFAKGEPTTTLAVQKDELGELTDNFQMMQLEIVATRDKLNSEQRQKEFMIASLSHDLKTPLTSIQAYTESLLAGKLSEREQQEYLQIIHGKSDFMKQLLDDLMMFTLLQSNTYDMELVEVDGREFFEMLLSDYEQISIEKGFKGLTMIQLENNYLVNPKQLMRVVDNVVSNAWTYTNIGGDIAIAAFESEVIPREWSHLIQYFTNEGLYMVIENSGVMLTEQQCQQIFEPLHQLDESRSSVGQRGAGLGLSIAKQIIEKHNGTIQAVSQSNKTAMIIWLPKIEEREL, from the coding sequence ATGAAAATTAAATCATGGTTATTGTTAACTTATTTGCTTGTCATGCTCATTCCACTTGGTGCATTTTACGGGTTATATGTGTCGATCAATGCCTATTATCAAGACAAAAATGTAGATGAATATTTTAATACATGGTCGCAGGTGACAGAGTTAAAAAAACTATTAAGCAACCAAGCCCTTTATACGAGCCAGCAACGTTTTGAAAAAATTGAAGCATTAACATCCAATCAATTAATGATTACACTGTATAGCCCAAATGGCAAAATTTATTATTCTTCCGATCCGCTGAGCGCATATAGCAATTTTGAAGCGAGAAGTTCATTGTATAAAAACTTGTATGAGCTTAAGCAAAACTATAAAACTTTTGTTTATAAAGAACCTGTATATAAAGATGGTGCAATTAAAGGCGTCTATAAAATTACACTTGCTCGTACGGAGTGGCTGGAGGAAGTAAATTCAAAATCAGCGTTTGTAATTGGGAGCTTAATCATTGTGTTGCTTCTAGTATATAGTGCAGTCGTGTATTTTTTAAATCACCGTTTAAATCGTCCAGTAAAGCAGTTAATTGAACAAATGCGCTTCTTTGCAAAAGGGGAGCCTACTACAACATTGGCTGTTCAAAAAGATGAGTTAGGTGAGCTAACGGATAATTTTCAAATGATGCAACTGGAGATCGTTGCAACACGAGACAAGCTAAATAGTGAGCAGCGTCAAAAGGAATTTATGATTGCCAGTCTTTCGCATGATTTAAAAACGCCGCTAACATCGATTCAAGCCTATACAGAGAGCTTGCTTGCAGGGAAGCTAAGTGAACGGGAACAACAGGAATATTTGCAAATCATTCACGGCAAATCGGATTTTATGAAGCAGTTACTGGATGATTTAATGATGTTTACATTGCTACAGTCGAATACGTATGATATGGAGCTTGTAGAAGTAGATGGTCGTGAATTTTTCGAGATGCTGCTTAGTGATTATGAACAGATTAGTATAGAAAAAGGCTTTAAGGGATTAACGATGATTCAGCTTGAAAATAATTATTTGGTCAATCCGAAACAGCTAATGCGTGTTGTCGACAATGTTGTATCGAATGCTTGGACGTATACCAATATCGGAGGCGATATTGCGATAGCTGCGTTTGAAAGCGAGGTCATTCCGCGTGAATGGAGCCATTTAATCCAATATTTTACGAATGAGGGCTTATATATGGTGATTGAAAATAGTGGGGTGATGCTTACCGAACAGCAGTGTCAGCAAATATTTGAACCACTGCATCAATTAGATGAGTCGCGCAGTAGTGTAGGGCAACGTGGAGCGGGGCTAGGATTAAGCATTGCCAAACAAATTATTGAAAAGCATAACGGAACTATTCAGGCAGTTTCACAATCAAATAAAACCGCCATGATCATATGGCTACCAAAAATCGAGGAGCGAGAACTATGA
- a CDS encoding response regulator transcription factor: MEQILLVEDDREIARIIKDTLTKEGYFVTWATTGIEGLEDFSAGSYSLVLVDWMMPEMDGLTMIEHIRLQSDVPIIMISAKSEDADKVEGLQDADDYLAKPFSLEELKARVRSQLRRWQRYNKVNVQEEKLQFTQGLMMDLSKELVYVHEEKVNLTQKEYALLKVFVQHPLEVFTKQALYTHVWQQTELDQTHTVTVHIKALREKLNDPVRKPYFIETVWGKGYRFIGEQL, from the coding sequence ATGGAGCAAATTCTTTTAGTAGAAGATGATCGTGAAATTGCACGAATTATAAAGGATACGTTAACGAAGGAAGGTTATTTTGTGACGTGGGCAACGACAGGTATTGAAGGATTAGAAGATTTTTCTGCCGGCAGCTATTCGTTAGTGCTTGTTGATTGGATGATGCCTGAAATGGATGGGCTGACAATGATTGAGCATATCCGTCTGCAAAGTGACGTACCGATTATTATGATAAGTGCAAAAAGCGAAGATGCTGATAAAGTAGAAGGCTTGCAAGACGCCGACGATTATTTAGCCAAACCGTTTTCGTTAGAAGAGCTAAAGGCTCGTGTTCGATCTCAATTAAGACGTTGGCAACGATACAATAAAGTAAATGTGCAAGAGGAAAAATTACAATTTACACAGGGCTTAATGATGGACCTTAGTAAAGAGCTCGTCTATGTGCACGAAGAGAAAGTAAATTTAACACAAAAGGAATATGCACTGTTAAAAGTATTCGTACAGCATCCATTAGAAGTGTTTACGAAACAGGCACTTTATACGCATGTATGGCAACAGACGGAACTCGATCAAACACATACGGTGACCGTACATATCAAAGCGTTACGCGAAAAATTAAATGATCCAGTTAGAAAACCTTATTTCATTGAAACGGTTTGGGGAAAGGGTTACCGTTTTATCGGTGAGCAACTATGA